In one Amaranthus tricolor cultivar Red isolate AtriRed21 chromosome 8, ASM2621246v1, whole genome shotgun sequence genomic region, the following are encoded:
- the LOC130821675 gene encoding zinc finger protein ZAT9-like yields MAELENGDGCSSSFDHPDQIDEEMIKVATWLVELSRGSFNHNIAEPSDNNSVILEENVNDINEKTVDVKEEIRNSESGFVENGAKKPNSKDLIDGFERNNGVLREDNSRKRRVIRKNVDGVDSDEIIRKKKKKKYECNVCKRTFKSHQTFGLHKLIHSEEDGEKVSEDSNSLENKPTNTLGIKRIKVINFGISEKEKDYKCSLCPRVFTSGQALGGHKRSHLSGGRIKLNLKTDQRPFLRKKGKDAAANATYCNAWRASRISFA; encoded by the exons ATGGCGGAGTTGGAAAATGGTGATGGGTGTTCTTCCTCATTTGATCATCCtgatcaaattgatgaagaaatgaTAAAGGTCGCTACATGGTTAGTTGAGCTTTCTAGAGGCTCTTTTAATCATAATATTGCTGAACCATCAGATAATAATTCTGTTATATTAGAGGAAAATGTTAATGATATTAATGAGAAAACTGTTGATGTAAAAGAGGAGATTCGTAATTCTGAATCTGGGTTTGTAGAAAATGGTGCTAAGAAGCCTAATTCTAAAGATCTTATTGATGGGTTTGAAAGAAATAATGGAGTTTTAAGGGAAGATAATTCTAGAAAGAGAAGAGTTATTAGGAAGAATGTTGATGGGGTTGATTCCGATGAAATtataaggaaaaagaaaaagaagaagtatGAGTGTAATGTGTGCAAAAGGACTTTTAAGTCACACCAAACTTTTGGGCTTCATAAATTAATACATAGTGAAGAAGATGGTGAAAAAGTGTCAGAAGATTCTAATAGTTTAGAAAATAAGCCTACTAACACATTAGGAATTAAGAGAATTAAAGTCATTAATTTTGGCATATCAGAGAAAGAAAAGGATTATAAATGTTCTTTATGCCCCAGAGTTTTTACGTCGGGTCAAGCATTAGGGGGTCATAAGAGATCACATTTGAGTGGAGGACGAATTAAGCTCAATCTAAAGACCGATCAGAG GCCATTTTTAAGAAAGAAAGGGAAAGATGCTGCAGCTAATGCAACATATTGCAATGCATGGAGGGCGTCAAGGATTTCATTTGCCTAA
- the LOC130821369 gene encoding nodulin-related protein 1-like, with protein sequence MAEESPKDQHTTPTSTSELMTSAKTVAEAAQLACSQQTDKIDKAKVAGAAEDILGAAKTYGKLEQTTGIGQYVDKAEGYLHQLHGSSDTHPPKEKPSGDGEGGGGDGGGLKNVAKGLGGFFK encoded by the coding sequence ATGGCAGAAGAATCTCCAAAAGATCAGCACACTACACCAACATCAACCTCAGAGTTGATGACAAGTGCAAAGACAGTAGCAGAAGCAGCACAGTTAGCTTGTTCACAGCAGACAGACAAGATTGATAAGGCTAAGGTTGCCGGTGCTGCTGAAGACATCTTAGGAGCTGCTAAAACTTATGGGAAACTCGAACAAACTACTGGTATTGGACAATATGTAGACAAGGCTGAAGGCTATCTTCATCAGCTTCATGGGTCCTCTGATACTCATCCTCCTAAGGAGAAGCCTAGTGGTGATGGTGaaggtggtggtggtgatggtggtgggtTGAAGAATGTGGCTAAAGGCTTGGGAGGTTTCTTCAAGTGA
- the LOC130821370 gene encoding uncharacterized protein LOC130821370 isoform X1 produces the protein MMLVFVRRIAASTSIVVPLNPSVYFHSKFSYPFSRSSIDNSDPLTLADNGCGSKSHLGGILALPSLCEDRPQLNSHEIKVVDLDTWSVSSGLSRCSMTKPRDSQLRLFGVEEVENELITSKEVMNDSDLYDVEDMRIHKDLFYKIEKGSIEFEEYQFDFHGRKSKSSANGGRECKKESLKCDFDQKDENILKDKGKGKEVKVGALVNKERLARSIEEKYVMCTPQDLDDASAMKKKRNPTFNQLTGPYHEPFCLDIHVSKGSVRACIVHRVTSKVVVVAHSISKDIKFNLGSTKSRVAATTIGKVLAHRALADDIHDVIYTPRKGDKLEGKLQLVLQAVIDNGINVKVRLKQRIRNKVVRRSPADEE, from the coding sequence ATGATGTTAGTGTTCGTTAGAAGAATTGCTGCCTCTACTTCAATAGTAGTTCCTCTTAATCCTTCCGTCTACTTCCATAGTAAATTCTCGTATCCTTTTAGCAGATCTTCCATTGATAACAGTGATCCTTTGACTCTAGCTGATAATGGCTGTGGTTCTAAGAGTCATCTAGGAGGGATATTAGCTTTGCCTTCACTTTGTGAGGATAGACCCCAACTTAATAGTCATGAAATTAAGGTGGTTGATTTGGATACTTGGTCTGTTTCTTCAGGTTTGTCCCGTTGTTCGATGACCAAACCTAGAGATTCCCAACTGAGATTGTTTGGAGTAGAGGAAGTTGAAAATGAGCTTATTACATCTAAAGAGGTTATGAACGATTCTGATTTATATGATGTCGAAGATATGAGGATTCATAAGGATTTATTTTACAAGATTGAGAAGGGTTCAATTGAGTTTGAAGAATACCAGTTTGACTTTCATGGAAGGAAGTCAAAATCTAGTGCAAACGGTGGAAGGGAATGTAAGAAGGAAAGCTTGAAATGTGATTTTGATCAAAAGGATGAAAATATTTTGAAGGATAAGGGTAAGGGTAAGGAAGTCAAAGTTGGTGCGTTGGTGAACAAGGAACGCCTTGCTAGATCTATCGAGGAGAAATATGTAATGTGCACACCTCAAGATCTAGACGATGCTTCGGctatgaaaaagaaaagaaatccGACTTTCAATCAACTTACAGGGCCTTATCATGAACCATTTTGCCTCGACATTCATGTATCTAAAGGTTCTGTGCGTGCCTGCATAGTCCACCGAGTAACGAGCAAGGTTGTCGTTGTTGCACATTCTATTTCCAAAGATATAAAATTCAACCTTGGGTCTACTAAAAGCAGAGTTGCTGCAACCACTATTGGTAAAGTCCTAGCACATCGAGCATTGGCTGATGATATTCATGATGTGATTTACACACCTAGGAAAGGAGACAAGTTGGAAGGAAAGCTTCAGCTTGTTCTTCAAGCAGTTATAGATAACGGGATCAATGTGAAGGTTAGGCTTAAACAGAGAATTCGTAATAAAGTTGTTCGAAGATCTCCAGCTGATGAAGAGTAA
- the LOC130821671 gene encoding zinc finger protein ZAT1-like: protein MEKVGNQEDLKHVCKLCSRKFRCGKSLGGHMRSHVMAAKAHIKKSKKVVNFVVKYNNEENQDDNGVELYRDTPKQQEGDDSSLLNNSKELLNIAMEVQSDTDYINSEPQTSSSLLSHRPIFNGDSLSATENGDGSSSVHPEIDKEMKKVAKWLVELSRDSFNLVAESSDSNGSQNKTATTASNKTKIFNSKSRKAKGHKCPFCNRVFRSGQALGGHKRSHLMRGGRVGTIDKEREQTPQPLEPQPQPQPSPLQQQPQQQQRQPLLIDLNLPCTMEE, encoded by the coding sequence ATGGAGAAGGTGGGAAATCAAGAAGATTTAAAGCATGTGTGTAAGCTCTGCTCTAGGAAGTTTCGTTGTGGAAAATCTTTAGGAGGTCATATGAGATCTCATGTTATGGCGGCTAAAGCCcatataaaaaaatctaaaaaagttGTTAACTTTGTTGTTAAATATAACAATGAAGAAAATCAAGATGATAATGGTGTGGAACTTTATAGAGATACACCAAAACAACAAGAAGGAGATGATAGTTCTTTGCTAAATAATAGCAAAGAACTGTTAAATATAGCAATGGAAGTTCAGTCTGATACTGATTACATTAATTCGGAACCACAAACAAGCTCTTCTTTGTTAAGTCATAGGCCTATTTTTAATGGTGATTCTTTATCTGCTACTGAAAATGGTGATGGGTCTTCCTCAGTTCATCCTGAAATTGATAAGGAAATGAAAAAGGTTGCTAAGTGGTTAGTGGAGCTTTCTAGGGACTCTTTTAATCTTGTTGCTGAATCATCAGATTCCAACGGTTCACAAAATAAGACGGCTACAACAGCAAGTaacaaaactaaaatttttaatagCAAATCAAGGAAAGCAAAGGGTCATAAATGTCCTTTTTGTAATAGAGTTTTTAGGTCGGGTCAAGCATTAGGGGGTCACAAGAGATCACATTTAATGAGAGGAGGCAGAGTGGGGACAATTGACAAAGAGAGGGAGCAAACCCCACAACCACTGGAACCTCAACCGCAGCCGCAACCATCACCGCTGCAGCAGCAGCCACAGCAACAGCAGCGGCAGCCTCTTTTGATTGATCTCAACCTTCCATGTACAATGGAGGAATAA
- the LOC130821672 gene encoding zinc finger protein ZAT1-like codes for MEELGNQEALKHECELCSKKFRCGKSLGGHMRSHVMAANAQKRKPKKVVKHDNEEKQDDNGVELSRETPKQQEEDDDYSLFNDSKEQLNVAMEVQSGTENGDGYSSVHPEIDKEMKKVAKWLVELSRNSFNLVGESSESNGSQYKTAKTGNTKIKIIFNSKSKNVKGHKCPFCTRVFRSDQALIRGHKRSHLMG; via the coding sequence ATGGAGGAGTTGGGAAATCAAGAAGCTTTAAAGCATGAGTGTGAACTCTGCTCTAAGAAGTTTCGTTGTGGGAAGTCTTTAGGAGGACATATGAGGTCTCATGTTATGGCGGCTAATGCCCAGAAAAGAAAACCTAAAAAAGTTGTTAAACATGATAATGAAGAAAAACAAGATGATAATGGAGTGGAACTTTCTAGAGAAACACCAAAACagcaagaagaagatgatgattatTCTTTGTTTAATGATAGCAAAGAACAGTTAAACGTAGCAATGGAAGTTCAGTCTGGTACTGAAAATGGTGATGGGTATTCCTCAGTTCATCCTGAAATTGATAAGGAAATGAAAAAGGTTGCTAAGTGGTTGGTGGAGCTTTCTAGGAACAGTTTTAATCTTGTAGGTGAATCATCAGAGTCTAACGGTTCACAATATAAGACGGCTAAAACAGGAAAtaccaaaattaaaatcatttttaatagCAAATCAAAGAATGTAAAGGGTCACAAATGTCCTTTTTGTACTAGAGTTTTTAGGTCGGATCAAGCATTAATTAGGGGTCACAAGAGATCACATTTGATGGGATGA
- the LOC130821673 gene encoding uncharacterized protein LOC130821673 translates to MKKLYMFLTMIVPGPSNPKHNIDLYLQPLIQELNTLWEQALMWTINDFPAYSMLSGWSIAGRYACPYCMDDSQAFYLTHSKNMCWFYCHRRFLDRSHPYRRNRINFRSGVVEKRDPPVIRTGHELLDELDQFGFLRVYEEDAPEHNKEVSNYSAGWKKKSVRIRALLQWLKSIRFPDGYVSNMARNIDMAKHQLFGMKSHDCHVFMQRLIPIAFRELLPVKVWEALTELSLYFRSLTTTKLCVEDLRKMEAYIPVIICKLETIFPSTFFDSMEYVSIHLAYEARIAGPVQYRWMYPFERYLRHLKLNVKNKAHVEASICNAYLTEVRDLPRNDDGSYNNIVTGVFTIFNHPIRFHGKGKAYVLDERDYEIAHRYVLMNCPEVDVFVSEFKTSIQRHQLNWSSQRIEVFHTVLHASNKSTDNSGVCVKAADNSRDEEDFYGQLLEIVEVEYPGIPIKRESKDADFQEENRDHIEIEEDVSQTLLLDPSDEIVQQVHDNDEDTEEDVDLVLSENEESETEDVENDDYFSDEE, encoded by the exons atgaaAAAGCTGTATATGTTCTTGACCATGATTGTCCCTGGGCCGAGTAATCCGaagcacaacattgacttatatcttcaaccactaatacaagagcTGAATACGTTGTGGGAGCAGG ctttaatgtggacgatCAATGACTTTCCGGCTTATTCGATGTTGTCCGGGTGGAGTATTGCGGGCCGATATGCTTGCCCTTACTGCATGGATGATTCACAAGCCTTCTACCTTACGCATAGCAAAAACATGTGTTGGTTTTATTGTCATAGAAGGTTTTTAGATAGAAGTCATCCCTATAGGAGAAATAGAATAAATTTCAGATCAGGCGTTGTTGAGAAAAGGGATCCGCCTGTTATTCGGACTGGACATGAATTACTTGATGAGTTAGACCAGTTTGGTTTTTTGAGAGTCTATGAAGAAGATGCACCGGAACATAATAAAGAGGTTAGTAATTACTCTGCTGGATGGAAGAAGAAGAGC GTACGT ATACGTGCCTTGCTTCAATGGTTGAAGAGTATTAGATTTCCCGATGGTTATGTCTCCAATATGGCAAGGAATATTGACATGGCCAAGCATcaattgtttggcatgaaaagtCACGACTGTCATGTTTTCATGCAACGCTTAATTCCAATTGCATTCAGAGAATTGCTACCGGTGAAGGTTTGGGAAGCTCTTACCGAGTTGAGCTTATATTTTAGAAGTTTGACAACCACAAAGCTATGTGTGGAGGATTTGAGGAAGATGGAAGCATATATTCCGGTTATCATCTGCAAACTAGAGACTATATTTCCATCTACATTCTTTGATAGTATGGAATACGTTTCTATCCATTTGGCATATGAGGCTAGGATTGCAGGACCGGTCCAATACAGATGGATGTATCCGTTTGAGAG GTACCTTAGACATTTGAAACTGAatgtgaaaaataaagctcatgtTGAAGCGTCGATATGCAACGCATATTTAACCGA GGTCAGAGACCTTCCCAGGAATGATGATGGAAGTTACAACAATATTGTCACTGGTGTATTCACAATCTTCAATCATCCAATAAGGTTTCATGGAAAAGGAAAAGCGTATGTTTTGGATGAAAGAGATTACGAGATTGCACATAGATACGTGCTAATGAACTGTCCAGAGGTCGATGTATTCGTATCTGAGTTCAAAACTTCAATTCAAAGACATCAATTGAATTGGTCAAGTCAGAGGATTGAAGT ATTCCATACAGTACTTCATGCATCAAATAAATCTACAGACAATAGTGGAGTGTGCGTCAAAGCTGCTGACAACAGTCGGGACGAAGAAGATTTTTACGGGCAACTGCTTGAAATTGTTGAGGTTGAATACCCGGGGATACCTATCAAAAGA GAATCCAAAGATGCTGATttccaagaagaaaatagggaccatattgaaattgaagaagatgtttCCCAAACACTGCTTCTTGATCCATCTGACGAAATTGTTCAACAGGtgcatgataatgatgaagatacTGAAGAAGATGTAGATCTTGTACTGTCAGAAAACGAAGAATCCGAAACTGAAGATGTCGAGAACGACGactattttagtgatgaagaataa
- the LOC130821370 gene encoding uncharacterized protein LOC130821370 isoform X2, with the protein MMLVFVRRIAASTSIVVPLNPSVYFHSLSRCSMTKPRDSQLRLFGVEEVENELITSKEVMNDSDLYDVEDMRIHKDLFYKIEKGSIEFEEYQFDFHGRKSKSSANGGRECKKESLKCDFDQKDENILKDKGKGKEVKVGALVNKERLARSIEEKYVMCTPQDLDDASAMKKKRNPTFNQLTGPYHEPFCLDIHVSKGSVRACIVHRVTSKVVVVAHSISKDIKFNLGSTKSRVAATTIGKVLAHRALADDIHDVIYTPRKGDKLEGKLQLVLQAVIDNGINVKVRLKQRIRNKVVRRSPADEE; encoded by the exons ATGATGTTAGTGTTCGTTAGAAGAATTGCTGCCTCTACTTCAATAGTAGTTCCTCTTAATCCTTCCGTCTACTTCCATA GTTTGTCCCGTTGTTCGATGACCAAACCTAGAGATTCCCAACTGAGATTGTTTGGAGTAGAGGAAGTTGAAAATGAGCTTATTACATCTAAAGAGGTTATGAACGATTCTGATTTATATGATGTCGAAGATATGAGGATTCATAAGGATTTATTTTACAAGATTGAGAAGGGTTCAATTGAGTTTGAAGAATACCAGTTTGACTTTCATGGAAGGAAGTCAAAATCTAGTGCAAACGGTGGAAGGGAATGTAAGAAGGAAAGCTTGAAATGTGATTTTGATCAAAAGGATGAAAATATTTTGAAGGATAAGGGTAAGGGTAAGGAAGTCAAAGTTGGTGCGTTGGTGAACAAGGAACGCCTTGCTAGATCTATCGAGGAGAAATATGTAATGTGCACACCTCAAGATCTAGACGATGCTTCGGctatgaaaaagaaaagaaatccGACTTTCAATCAACTTACAGGGCCTTATCATGAACCATTTTGCCTCGACATTCATGTATCTAAAGGTTCTGTGCGTGCCTGCATAGTCCACCGAGTAACGAGCAAGGTTGTCGTTGTTGCACATTCTATTTCCAAAGATATAAAATTCAACCTTGGGTCTACTAAAAGCAGAGTTGCTGCAACCACTATTGGTAAAGTCCTAGCACATCGAGCATTGGCTGATGATATTCATGATGTGATTTACACACCTAGGAAAGGAGACAAGTTGGAAGGAAAGCTTCAGCTTGTTCTTCAAGCAGTTATAGATAACGGGATCAATGTGAAGGTTAGGCTTAAACAGAGAATTCGTAATAAAGTTGTTCGAAGATCTCCAGCTGATGAAGAGTAA